The following proteins are encoded in a genomic region of Oceanotoga teriensis:
- a CDS encoding HD-GYP domain-containing protein has product MNEFRNVEKINPFKYILAVDIPYLNLEKGIIINERIKNTILANGIFVIPVYENKAYDMAILDEEQLNEGYYEIKNELTRLERNKYFDKKKLKEISDNISKKMIKNKENLIYLPLKKLQEYDEYTYTHSLNVCVVATLIARNMGLREKMVRKVSFSALIHDIGKTKISNEILNSPNKLNDEEFRIIKNHVRYGYEIALKNKIIDEDVLGGILYHHEKFDGRGYLYNKSDLEIPLVARIITIADVYDALTSKRSYKKPWNNYETISFIIQNVEKIFDKDIVSVFIKIIGLYPPGTKVMLNDYSVGTVVAARETNELQPLIQIGECLIDLKQENKYILKVFKE; this is encoded by the coding sequence GTGAATGAGTTTCGAAATGTTGAAAAAATAAATCCCTTTAAATACATATTAGCTGTTGATATACCATATTTAAATTTAGAAAAAGGTATAATAATAAATGAAAGAATCAAAAATACCATTTTAGCTAATGGTATTTTTGTTATACCTGTATATGAAAATAAAGCTTATGATATGGCTATTCTTGATGAAGAACAATTAAATGAAGGGTATTATGAAATAAAAAATGAATTAACAAGACTCGAAAGAAATAAATATTTTGATAAAAAAAAACTAAAAGAAATTTCGGATAACATATCAAAAAAAATGATTAAAAATAAAGAAAATTTAATATATTTACCTTTAAAAAAATTACAAGAATATGATGAATATACTTATACTCATTCTTTGAATGTATGTGTTGTTGCAACTTTAATAGCAAGAAATATGGGGCTTAGAGAGAAAATGGTGAGAAAAGTTTCTTTTTCTGCCTTAATTCATGATATAGGCAAAACAAAAATATCTAATGAAATTTTAAACTCTCCAAATAAATTAAATGATGAGGAGTTTAGAATTATAAAAAATCATGTTAGATATGGTTATGAAATTGCATTAAAAAATAAAATAATTGATGAAGATGTCCTCGGTGGGATATTATATCATCATGAAAAATTTGATGGAAGAGGTTATTTGTATAACAAAAGCGATTTAGAAATTCCTCTCGTAGCGAGAATAATAACTATAGCTGATGTTTATGATGCTTTAACTTCAAAAAGAAGTTATAAAAAACCTTGGAATAATTATGAAACAATTTCTTTTATAATACAAAATGTTGAAAAGATATTTGATAAAGATATAGTATCAGTATTTATAAAAATTATTGGATTATATCCTCCTGGTACAAAAGTAATGTTAAATGACTATTCAGTTGGAACTGTTGTGGCTGCAAGAGAAACAAATGAACTTCAACCTTTAATTCAAATTGGTGAATGCTTAATTGATCTGAAACAAGAAAACAAATACATATTAAAAGTCTTTAAGGAGTAG
- a CDS encoding metal-dependent transcriptional regulator has translation MKKNISESLENYLRVVYILHIDGKIPRIKEISKMLEVRDASTVEAIKKLEKLGYVTHEKYGYIDLTDKGLSEAERVYRKYITLVDFFVNMLNLSKEEAYKLACGVEHHMTENFFVSLESLLIFLKRNPIEYKKLQDFTKKYKSQLPHIFRTTLDEIEIEEEVEILDISGDQDMKEKIFKMGIYPGMSVSVKEKNENSLEINLNSKLLIISIEDAKMIIVE, from the coding sequence ATGAAAAAGAATATTTCTGAAAGTCTTGAAAATTATTTAAGAGTAGTCTATATATTACATATAGATGGAAAAATACCAAGAATAAAAGAAATTTCTAAAATGCTTGAAGTTAGAGATGCTTCTACTGTTGAGGCTATAAAAAAGCTTGAAAAACTTGGATATGTAACTCATGAAAAATATGGATATATAGATTTAACAGATAAAGGACTTTCTGAAGCGGAAAGAGTTTATAGAAAATATATAACTCTTGTAGATTTTTTTGTAAATATGCTTAATTTATCTAAAGAAGAAGCATATAAATTAGCTTGTGGTGTTGAACATCATATGACAGAAAACTTTTTTGTGTCTTTAGAATCTTTATTGATATTTTTAAAAAGAAACCCAATAGAATATAAAAAGCTTCAAGATTTTACAAAAAAATATAAATCTCAATTACCGCATATTTTTAGAACAACGCTTGATGAAATAGAAATAGAAGAAGAAGTTGAAATTTTGGATATATCCGGTGATCAAGATATGAAAGAAAAAATATTTAAAATGGGTATATATCCTGGGATGAGTGTATCTGTAAAAGAAAAAAACGAAAATAGTTTAGAAATAAATTTAAATTCAAAACTTTTAATAATTTCAATTGAAGATGCTAAAATGATAATAGTAGAATAA
- a CDS encoding purine-nucleoside phosphorylase translates to MLTKVEKASQYIKDKTDKKPIIGLILGSGLGYIADKIEEKKEFNYDEIPFFPTSTVKGHDGKLVLGKLDGVSVVALKGRFHAYEGLDIKKITFPIYVMKNLGIKGLILTNASGGINRTFNPGDIVANTDYINVSFRNPLIGPNYEELGQRFVPMAEPIDINWANRVIKECAEKDNISIKKGTYAWYLGPNYETPAEIKMFEKFHADLVGMSTMPEIIAANHAEINVIAFSAVTNMASGILPKKLNHSEVIQIADKIKPQFEQVVKNAIKLF, encoded by the coding sequence ATGTTGACTAAAGTAGAAAAAGCCTCGCAATATATAAAAGACAAAACCGACAAAAAACCTATTATAGGATTAATACTTGGTTCTGGTTTAGGTTATATAGCAGATAAAATTGAAGAAAAAAAAGAGTTTAATTATGATGAAATACCTTTTTTCCCAACTTCAACAGTAAAAGGACATGATGGAAAATTAGTCCTTGGAAAATTGGATGGAGTTTCAGTTGTTGCATTAAAAGGAAGATTTCATGCATATGAGGGATTAGATATAAAAAAAATAACTTTTCCAATATATGTCATGAAAAATCTTGGAATTAAAGGATTGATTTTAACGAATGCTTCTGGTGGAATAAATAGGACATTTAATCCTGGGGATATAGTTGCTAATACTGATTATATAAATGTATCATTTAGAAATCCGTTGATAGGACCTAATTATGAAGAGTTGGGTCAAAGATTTGTACCTATGGCTGAACCAATAGATATTAATTGGGCTAATAGAGTTATAAAGGAATGTGCTGAAAAAGATAATATAAGTATAAAAAAAGGCACATATGCTTGGTATTTAGGCCCTAATTATGAAACTCCGGCGGAAATAAAAATGTTTGAAAAATTTCATGCCGATCTTGTAGGAATGTCAACCATGCCAGAAATAATTGCAGCAAATCATGCTGAAATAAATGTTATAGCTTTCTCAGCTGTAACAAACATGGCCAGTGGAATATTACCAAAAAAATTAAATCATTCTGAAGTTATACAGATTGCAGATAAGATAAAACCACAATTTGAACAAGTTGTAAAAAATGCAATAAAGCTATTTTAA